A region from the Diorhabda sublineata isolate icDioSubl1.1 chromosome X, icDioSubl1.1, whole genome shotgun sequence genome encodes:
- the LOC130451575 gene encoding pre-mRNA-splicing factor SPF27, with protein MAGEVVVDALPYIDQGYDEPGVREAAFAMVEEECRRYRPTKNYLEHLPPLNISSFETPIMHNEFERLQNRLPMETLSMKRYELPPPPSGKLNEVGAWNECVDNSQAQLEHQAVRILNLELMLEYCCPAWKRYLQTLADSEKIASKKLMELRRQLQQVNWQRKSLQTKGGDQLKALEAKWVALVSHNYEIEQACVMTEEYLAQIKQNPNIHCKLHESISN; from the exons ATGGCTGGAGAAGTTGTAGTAGATGCTTTACCATATATTGATCAAGGTTATGATGAACCAGGAGTCAGAGAAGCG GCATTTGCTATGGTTGAAGAGGAATGTCGAAGATATCGACCAACAAAAAATTACTTGGAACATTTACCTCCTCTCAACATATCCTCTTTCGAAACACCAATCATGCATAATGAATTTGAAAGGTTACAGAACAGATTACCAATGGAAACACTATCTATGAAACGTTATGAACTACCACCACCACCAAGTGGAAAATTAAATGAAGTAGGAGCTTGGAATGAATGTGTTGATAATTCCCAAGCACAGTTGGAGCACCAAGCAGTTAGAATTTTAAACTTGGAACTTATGTTAGAATATTGTTGTCCAGCCTGGAAAAGGTATCTACAAACTCTAGCTGACTCAGAGAAAATAGCTTCCAAGAAGTTGATGGAATTAAGACGACAATTACAACAAGTAAATTGGCAGAGAAAATCGTTGCAAACAAAAGGTGGAGATCAATTAAAGGCGCTAGAAGCTAAATGGGTGGCTCTGGTGTCTCATAATTATGAAATAGAGCAAGCGTGTGTCATGACTGAAGAGTATTTAGctcaaatcaaacaaaatccTAATATTCACTGTAAACTTCACGAATCAATCAGTAattga
- the LOC130451574 gene encoding mRNA cap guanine-N7 methyltransferase, with translation MTEINELEQALVIVAADADSRNYQEINNYQTSENDKEVCKEPEFYKNEEMEGESSKSVDKETTPIKTLKRKLEDEEIIKPKLHKGYADVVANHYNKLEEKGIQERLKSRIVYLRNFHNWIKSMLINEYLTKIKDTKKHNAPIRVHDMCCGKGGDLLKWKKGSITHLICSDIADVSLEQCKARYTDMKSRFSRERGPSIYSIEYIAGDSTRMRLREKYSDPSTKVDLVSCQFAFHYSFESLPQAECMLRNAAECLNPGGYFIATIPDANEIVARAKRAQSNTFGNNVYEVSIDFDINKPPLFGAKYNFQLDGVVNCPEFLVHFPTLVKLAKRFGLKLVKAEKFHDYFQRWKDEGRHLLSNMRSLQIYPFTNNSNLVGTDPSDYQHAEEFLKQHRRDDITIGTLSKSEWEVTSLYITMAFEKVKHTWNKDGTPVYNI, from the exons atgactgaaattaatgaattggaACAGGCCTTAGTGATTGTAGCTGCTGATGCGGATTCACgaaattatcaagaaataaataattaccaaacTTCTGAAAATGATAAAGAAGTGTGTAAGGAACcagaattttacaaaaatgagGAAATGGAGGGTGAATCTTCAAAATCAGTTGATAAAGAAACCACTCCAATTAAGACCCTTAAGAGGAAACTggaagatgaagaaattatcaagcCTAAACTGCATAAAGGTTATGCAGACGTTGTAGCAAATCATTACAATAAGCTGGAAGAAAAGGGAATACAAGAAAGGTTAAAGTCTCGTATTGTCTACTTGAGAAATTTCCATAATTGGATAAAAAGTATGcttattaatgaatatttaacGAAAATTAAGGATACCAAGAAACACAATGCACCTATCAGAGTACACGATATGTGTTGCGGTAAAGGAGGAGACTTACTAAAATGGAAAAAAG ggAGTATAACTCATCTTATTTGCAGTGATATAGCCGATGTGTCACTTGAGCAGTGTAAAGCTAGATACACTGATATGAAAAGTCGTTTCAGTAGGGAGAGGGGTCCAAGTATTTATTCTATTGAATATATAGCTGGTGATAGCACTAGAATGAGACTACGTGAAAAGTATTCAGATCCATCAACAAAAGTTGATTTAGTTAGCTGCCAGTTCGCTTTCCATTACAGTTTTGAAAGCCTTCCCCAAGCAGAGTGCATGTTGCGAAATGCAGCAGAATGTCTTAACCCAG GCGGATATTTCATAGCCACAATACCTGATGCTAATGAAATTGTTGCTAGGGCCAAGAGGGCCCAAAGCAATACTTTTGGAAACAATGTTTACGAAGTTTCAATTGATTTTGACATTAACAAGCCTCCTTTATTTGGTGCTAAATACAATTTCCAACTTGACGGTGTTGTAAATTGTCCAgaatttttagttcattttccTACCCTAGTTAAACTAGCAAAAAGGTTTGGTTTAAAACTAGTGAAAGCTGAAAAATTTCATGATTATTTCCAAAGATGGAAAGATGAAGGAAGACATTTGTTAAGTAATATGAGAAGTTTACAAATTTATCCGTTtacaaataactcaaatttgGTTGGAACAGATCCTTCAGATTATCAACATGCCGAGGAATTTCTTAAACAACATAGAAGAGATGACATAACAATTGGAACCTTATCTAAATCAGAATGGGAAGTCACGT CTCTTTACATTACAATGGCATTTGAAAAAGTGAAACATACTTGGAATAAAGATGGTACTCCTGTTTACAACATCTGA
- the LOC130451571 gene encoding nonsense-mediated mRNA decay factor SMG8, whose product MRNTFFLPNLDQLFDVSGISCDKIVVVSIIGKSSYNSLGLKVKSIGRVISSKEYANGQECVIEGSYDEENQIVYLHMCTPLDADYFVKEYSNISKKCEILCGCDDFLAVYDEIKSIFARYLVLLFHISHIVILSHPVCNVDTNYIQYFKAVDLLSQKVFEKIVDILKSIDTISQEWVSAGRFCTPRLIFYFEKCPSNITNIKKLEHNLEDKIYFVLKKTRIISTSGCSLFSIPPNNEFVYIEEELGPYDKLGNMVRNLLMDCQPGGALQLEVPYSSQPNGGKNFKKFMHVHIQQARTKGFDDTVSSGRHQHSQNTHFELPVLKQWIEATKAIYKFMSKCKLVNSLCTDTRFSEQRCLKVLPLALARYQEGLPSHYAKAEHKARLSVALSLFKAQARGPVFDRYAAQLEMDCKIHWKNGRQQCEVASLTGNPCKLIKHSSDQEHMSGFIYKAICDCGRKVGAREDPYKEKQANYTFYQQISKECQCSKLERIQFPVLQSTSKFASETDEISSSSEKCLDDSESSSKMLTLNSPIGMLPSYSSWSLVCLGASSLYSHNLGLSESHHPGFLSSTNYLLPWDVTVFSESKQNWPHVNKYTIRGRRGRSSGSLPQFTVKVFIGVEYECSSGHRFMLSSPDRMLKAMSGGIVKDTGYKVAESDMPLYFPCACRAGKLAQLMRLHVVTPKAPVHCTLNPKVQPATGAPVFIPTLNGPTKLTQSAYWIMRLPYVYISEKEHYGVNPAARLLQGVFGVTEMDQ is encoded by the exons ATGCGAAACacattttttcttccaaatttagATCAACTTTT TGATGTTTCCGGCATCTCGTGTGATAAAATTGTTGTCGTTTCAATAATTGGAAAATCTTCCTACAACTCTTTGGGATTAAAAGTTAAATCAATTGGACGGGTGATTTCTTCTAAGGAATATGCTAATGGACAAGAG tgtgtTATCGAGGGTTCTTATGATGAAGAAAATCAAATAGTTTACCTGCATATGTGTACTCCCCTGGATGCAGATTATTTTGTAAAGGAATATTCTAATATATCAAAGAAATGTGAAATATTGTGCGGCTGTGATGATTTCTTAGCAGTATATGATgaaattaaaagtatatttgCTAGATATTTAGTTCTGCTGTTTCACATTAGTCACATTGTTATATTATCTCATCCAGTATGCAATGTAGATACCAATTATATTCAGTATTTTAAAGCTGTAGATTTATTGAG TCAAAAAGTATTCGAGAAGATAGTGGATATTTTAAAATCTATAGATACAATAAGTCAAGAATGGGTATCTGCTGGTAGATTCTGTACTCCTAggttaatattctattttgaaaaatgtcctTCAAACATTaccaatatcaaaaaattagaacATAATTTGGaagacaaaatttattttgtactaAAGAAAACTAGGATTATAAGCACTTCAGG GTGTTCCTTGTTTTCGATTCCACCCAATAACGAATTTGTCTATATAGAAGAGGAATTAGGACCTTATGATAAACTAGGAAATATGGTTAGAAACCTCCTAATGGATTGTCAACCTGGCGGCGCTTTGCAACTCGAAGTTCCATATTCTAGTCAGCCAAATGGaggtaaaaatttcaaaaaattcatgcACGTACACATACAACAAGCAAGAACTAAAGGTTTTGACGATACAGTCAGTTCTGGCAGACATCAGCATTCACAAAATACTCATTTTGAG CTTCCAGTCTTGAAACAATGGATAGAAGCTACAAAAGCAATTTACAAATTCATGTCAAAATGTAAATTAGTGAATTCGCTATGTACTGATACTCGTTTTTCAGAACAACGTTGTTTGAAAGTCCTTCCGCTAGCACTAGCACGATATCAAGAAGGCTTACCATCTCATTATGCCAAAGCAGAACATAAAGCTCGATTGTCAGTGGCATTGTCTTTATTTAAAGCACAAGCACGTGGTCCTGTTTTTGACAGATATGCTGCACAGCTAGAAATGGATTGTAAAATTCATTGGAAAAATGGTAGGCAGCAGTGCGAAGTTGCTTCTCTAACTGGTAATCCCTGTAAACTCATAAAACATTCCAGTGATCAGGAACATATGAGTGGATTCATATATAAAG CTATTTGTGATTGTGGTCGCAAAGTAGGGGCCCGTGAAGATCCTTATAAGGAAAAACAAGCCAACTACACATTTTACcaacaaatttcaaaagaatgtCAGTGTTCAAAATTAGAAAGAATCCAGTTTCCAGTACTTCAATCGACTTCAAAATTTGCTTCTGAAACTGATGAAATTTCATCATCATCAGAAAAATGTCTAGATGATTCTGAAAGTTCATCTAAAATGTTAACATTAAATTCCCCTATTGGAATGTTACCTTCATATTCTTCATGGTCTTTGGTATGCTTAGGAGCATCCTCTTTATATAGTCACAATTTAG GTCTGTCGGAATCGCATCATCCAGGTTTTCTTAGTTCCACAAACTACCTACTACCGTGGGATGTTACTGTATTCTCggaatcaaaacaaaattggCCACATGTCAACAAATATACAATAAGAGGAAGAAGAGGGCGTTCATCTGGCAGCTTACCCCAATTTACTGTTAAAGTATTTATTGGTGTTGAATACGAATGTTCATCAGGACACAGATTTATGTTGTCAAGTCCAGACAGGATGTTAAAAGCAATGTCTGGGGGTATAGTAAAAGATACAGGATACAAAGTGGCTGAAAGTGATATGCCCCTTTATTTCCCATGTGCCTGTAGAGCTGGTAAATTGGCTCAGTTGATGAGGTTGCATGTTGTAACACCAAAGGCTCCTGTACATTGTACTTTGAATCCAAAG GTTCAACCTGCGACTGGTGCTCCTGTTTTCATACCTACCCTTAATGGTCCAACGAAATTGACACAATCCGCTTACTGGATCATGCGACTTCCTTATGTCTACATCTCAGAAAAAGAACATTATGGTGTGAATCCAGCTGCTAGATTATTACAAGGAGTTTTCGGAGTAACTGAAATGGATCAATGA
- the LOC130451576 gene encoding putative sodium-dependent multivitamin transporter isoform X1: MAKQISFGVWDYVVIAIVLATSSIIGIYFRCTGGKQKTTKEYLLADKNMSITPVAFSLMASFMSAITLLGVSSENYSFGLQFIVINISYGIFTFIAAYLYLPVFFKLQATSAYEYLEKRFGKTARLAASLSYTLQMTLYMGVVLYAPALVLEALTGITKITAILSVGIVCTFYSTLGGMKAVLITDVFQSLLMFVAIFSVIIYGWIEEGSLAEIWRIAEEYNRTTLSNFDPDPTERHSWFTLIIGGGVTYLSLYGVNQTQVQRYLTVKDLKTAQKALWLNWPILTCLSLSTSFSGLVIFSRYYNCDPITTQQIESADQLLPYYVVDTMGHIPGLSGLFVAGIFSASLSTISAALNSLAAITVEDYIKPLYFSMRKTQLTETVVAVQLKVISLIFGGICLAVAFLAQFLGGLLQAALTIFGVVGGPLLGLFSLGMFTTVANETGSVCGLIAGVGFALWMALGAKPAVPLPRSIQGCENADALLNATLNAVSDKPEKTYLWIHRVSYLYNGVFGLVITFVIGIVLSFVINRYSTQTKIHDPNLFIPPLARKLRKKYGETINLANMDLAVSNSREYLKNGHKAEFI, from the exons ATGGCTAAGCAAATTTCATTTGGTGTGTGGGACTATGTGGTCATAGCTATAGTTTTAGCAACCTCCTCAATCATAGGAATTTATTTTAGATGTACCGGAGGCAAACAAAAAACTACAAAA gaGTACTTACTTGCTGATAAAAATATGTCTATAACTCCTGTAGCATTCTCTTTAATGGCGTCATTCATGTCTGCGATCACGTTGCTGGGAGTGTCAAGTGAAAACTATTCATTTGGTCTAcagtttattgttattaatatctCCTACGGCATTTTTACGTTTATAGCCGCTTATCTTTACCTACCAGTATTCTTTAAATTACAAGCAACTAGTGCTTATGAG tatttagaaaaaaggTTTGGGAAAACTGCAAGATTGGCAGCGTCCTTGTCGTATACTTTACAAATGACTTTATATATGGGAGTGGTTTTGTATGCCCCTGCACTTGTGCTAGAAGCCCTTACTGGTATTACAAAAATAACCGCAATTTTATCAGTag gtATAGTTTGTACTTTTTACTCCACATTAGGAGGAATGAAGGCTGTTCTAATAACGGACGTATTCCAGTCTCTTCTCATGTTTGTAGCCATATTCAGTGTCATCATCTATGGATGGATAGAAGAAGGAAGTTTGGCGGAAATCTGGAGGATAGCCGAAGAATACAATCGAACCACTCTCTCTAA ttttgatcCGGATCCAACTGAGAGGCATTCCTGGTTTACTCTAATCATCGGTGGTGGAGTGACATACCTATCTCTCTATGGCGTAAATCAAACACAAGTTCAACGTTACCTGACAGTAAAAGACTTAAAAACTGCACAAAAGGCGTTGTGGTTGAACTGGCCGATTTTAACTTGTCTTAGCTTGAGTACTTCATTTTCGGGcttagtaattttttcaagatactATAACTGTGATCCCATTACAACTCAACAAATCGAATCTGCAGATCAG CTTCTACCATACTATGTTGTGGATACTATGGGACATATACCAGGGTTATCTGGATTGTTTGTGGCCGGTATATTTAGTGCCTCATTATCTACCATATCTGCAGCTCTTAACAGTTTGGCAGCTATTACAGTTGAAGATTATATCAAA cctctatatttttcaatgcGCAAAACCCAATTAACCGAAACAGTGGTAGCTGTTCAACTCAAAGTGATATCACttatttttggtggaatatgcTTAGCAGTAGCATTTTTAGCTCAATTCTTGGGTGGTCTTCTGCAAGCTGCCTTAACAATTTTCGGTGTAGTAGGTGGGCCACTTCttggtttattttcattagGAATGTTTACAACAGTCGCTAACGAAACA GGATCAGTATGTGGTTTAATAGCTGGAGTTGGTTTCGCATTATGGATGGCTCTTGGTGCAAAACCTGCAGTTCCTCTACCTAGAAGTATACAAGGCTGTGAAAATGCTGATGCTTTACTTAATGCCACTTTAAATGCTGTTTCAGACAAACCTGAAAA gacTTACTTATGGATACATCGAGTGTCGTATTTATACAACGGCGTATTTGGACTGGTAATTACATTCGTAATTGGAATCGTTCTCAGTTTTGTAATCAACAGATATTCAACACAAACTAAAATTCACGATCCAAATTTGTTCATACCGCCATTAGCtagaaaattaaggaaaaaatatgGGGAAACTATCAATCTTGCTAATATGGATCTTGCCGTATCGAATTCtagagaatatttaaaaaacggCCATAAAGCCGAGTTTATATAg
- the LOC130451576 gene encoding putative sodium-dependent multivitamin transporter isoform X2: MSMNFQYLEKRFGKTARLAASLSYTLQMTLYMGVVLYAPALVLEALTGITKITAILSVGIVCTFYSTLGGMKAVLITDVFQSLLMFVAIFSVIIYGWIEEGSLAEIWRIAEEYNRTTLSNFDPDPTERHSWFTLIIGGGVTYLSLYGVNQTQVQRYLTVKDLKTAQKALWLNWPILTCLSLSTSFSGLVIFSRYYNCDPITTQQIESADQLLPYYVVDTMGHIPGLSGLFVAGIFSASLSTISAALNSLAAITVEDYIKPLYFSMRKTQLTETVVAVQLKVISLIFGGICLAVAFLAQFLGGLLQAALTIFGVVGGPLLGLFSLGMFTTVANETGSVCGLIAGVGFALWMALGAKPAVPLPRSIQGCENADALLNATLNAVSDKPEKTYLWIHRVSYLYNGVFGLVITFVIGIVLSFVINRYSTQTKIHDPNLFIPPLARKLRKKYGETINLANMDLAVSNSREYLKNGHKAEFI; this comes from the exons ATGAG TATGAAttttcagtatttagaaaaaaggTTTGGGAAAACTGCAAGATTGGCAGCGTCCTTGTCGTATACTTTACAAATGACTTTATATATGGGAGTGGTTTTGTATGCCCCTGCACTTGTGCTAGAAGCCCTTACTGGTATTACAAAAATAACCGCAATTTTATCAGTag gtATAGTTTGTACTTTTTACTCCACATTAGGAGGAATGAAGGCTGTTCTAATAACGGACGTATTCCAGTCTCTTCTCATGTTTGTAGCCATATTCAGTGTCATCATCTATGGATGGATAGAAGAAGGAAGTTTGGCGGAAATCTGGAGGATAGCCGAAGAATACAATCGAACCACTCTCTCTAA ttttgatcCGGATCCAACTGAGAGGCATTCCTGGTTTACTCTAATCATCGGTGGTGGAGTGACATACCTATCTCTCTATGGCGTAAATCAAACACAAGTTCAACGTTACCTGACAGTAAAAGACTTAAAAACTGCACAAAAGGCGTTGTGGTTGAACTGGCCGATTTTAACTTGTCTTAGCTTGAGTACTTCATTTTCGGGcttagtaattttttcaagatactATAACTGTGATCCCATTACAACTCAACAAATCGAATCTGCAGATCAG CTTCTACCATACTATGTTGTGGATACTATGGGACATATACCAGGGTTATCTGGATTGTTTGTGGCCGGTATATTTAGTGCCTCATTATCTACCATATCTGCAGCTCTTAACAGTTTGGCAGCTATTACAGTTGAAGATTATATCAAA cctctatatttttcaatgcGCAAAACCCAATTAACCGAAACAGTGGTAGCTGTTCAACTCAAAGTGATATCACttatttttggtggaatatgcTTAGCAGTAGCATTTTTAGCTCAATTCTTGGGTGGTCTTCTGCAAGCTGCCTTAACAATTTTCGGTGTAGTAGGTGGGCCACTTCttggtttattttcattagGAATGTTTACAACAGTCGCTAACGAAACA GGATCAGTATGTGGTTTAATAGCTGGAGTTGGTTTCGCATTATGGATGGCTCTTGGTGCAAAACCTGCAGTTCCTCTACCTAGAAGTATACAAGGCTGTGAAAATGCTGATGCTTTACTTAATGCCACTTTAAATGCTGTTTCAGACAAACCTGAAAA gacTTACTTATGGATACATCGAGTGTCGTATTTATACAACGGCGTATTTGGACTGGTAATTACATTCGTAATTGGAATCGTTCTCAGTTTTGTAATCAACAGATATTCAACACAAACTAAAATTCACGATCCAAATTTGTTCATACCGCCATTAGCtagaaaattaaggaaaaaatatgGGGAAACTATCAATCTTGCTAATATGGATCTTGCCGTATCGAATTCtagagaatatttaaaaaacggCCATAAAGCCGAGTTTATATAg